tatttattttttaattttataattgtttttaacGTTGTAATGATGAATATCTCAAgtatttataagaatattttaagTTTCTAACTTTATAACGAGAATATTTCAATTTCACCCTCACAAACTTTGAATTTGTTGCCATGtcttccgttagaattttttttttttttttgttaaattcaaaCCGAGGCCatcaaaatgaccaaaatatccctgatttttaaaattaaaaattaaaaaaaataaaataaaaaatagttgagaCCCACTGAGCAAAACCATGGCCATGCTTGGCCGTGGGTTTCTAAGGTGGGACAGAAACCCACGGCCAAGCTTAGCTTTGGGTCTCTGTGACCCATGGCTAAGCTGGCTGGTTGTGCGTTTCTGTGACCCACGACCAAGATTTGTGGGCGGTGGATCACATAAAccgaattattttttaaaaaaataaatttatttatttatttgtaattaagggtaaaattaaatttttttaaaatttttaatggtataaaattattttacctATTTTCTAGTCTGATTTAACCCTAAACTCTATTAGAGTGGAGACATTGCAACAAATTCAAAGtttgaaaagtgaaattgagaatttttaaacttttgagatagtAGTTTCGAAATCGAGTAAAAGTTTAGAAGAGTTCTCTCTAATTTTTACAAGTTTATAAATAAaagttaatttatctaattaactcatggataaaatcttaacaataattacGTTACTAACTAACAATgataatatttactttatataaagaataaataaattaatgaagCAGCTTGTAGACAAACTCGGGTTCATTTgaacatattatttattttagtgaGAAGCTCGAGCTTGACTCGTtcgaaacaaattaaacaaactaAATTTGAACATTTGACATTCGGCtcacactaccaaaaaaaaaaaaaaaaaaaaaactattttgagcctttttttagccgttttcaaaatggctcaaTATATAGCACATTAATTCTAGGTTTGAGTCGTTTTAGTACTAAATccgctctaattagagccgtttttacaAAATCTCCAACCAATAGGAGCCAATTTTAGGTCTAAAAACgattccacaaaaaaaaaaaattaaaaaatatattttgttaataccTGATAGCAAGAATATTGTTTACATATATGAACTCATAAACGATCACACTCATAATTCGAACTCCATACAATCATAAACGATCACTATGGCTTGATATACACACCaagcaataaaaacaaaacaataataaataaaacagcGTATCAACATAATTAATAtcactcaaccccaaacatatataatataaactCCAAAACGTTCAAAGTAATTccaaaacataatatataagttaCTTAATATCACAAACTGATCAAGTCCAACCAATTAAATCATATAAACAATgtttacatcatttacaaacttCAATATTCTAACGACTTAAGATATTGTATGTCACGACAGTAGCTCATGCGAATCATCATCCTGGGTCGAGAGCACGACACCTCCATTAGTGATTCGGATGAAATGTGTTacgcaactatatatatatatatataagaaactaGTAACGATACACGTAACATTTTCAACCGTATATACTCAAAAAATTATactttgttaattagttaattatgTTGGGAGCTAACCTGGTCGACTAGTTACTGAAGAGCTCACTCTCACGACATTAGGTGACTCAGTGTCTTGTGTAGCTGAAGAGTTGCCCACTAGTGTTGCATTGGCGGCAGCAAGATTTTTGATCATCTTCTGCATATTCGCTATCATTTGACTCTGTGCTGCAATCCGTTCATCCATTCTTCTCCCCTCTTCCTCCCGTCGTTCATCcgttcttctcctcttttccTCCCGTCGTTCATCCGttcttttcctctcttgctcCCATTTTGTCATCATTTCATTCATTTGATTATTGAATGCAGCTTCTTGAGACAAGCGTGACGCTGATGATGTAGATGAACGAGAAGTGGGTCTAATTGGTAGTGGCCCAAGCCCCGTTCCACGGACACGGCCTGAGTATTCCGCTTTTTCCATTGCCCTTGCAAGCGCATCATCTTCGGCCCACAATATTGAACCCTGCGGAGATACATGGTTTGTTCTTGCAGTGTCCTCAGCCATCAGCTTCTTAAGCTTGTCCTGACAtatattaaatgtgttaattattaaacaCTTATTTGCCTCGCTAAATACTTATACTATTTCGATAAATTCAACAACACACAAGGTAAATCACTAAGTTAAACACGTACAATCGTCTCCGAAGCTGCTTGAGTGCTGGGCGTCCCATCTTTTTTTGTGTGAGTTGCCACAAAAACTTCAGCTCGGGTGGGTGGTGTTCGCTTTAATATTTcctacaaaaacaaacaatataaattaaccaAAGTTAGTCATGAATGttaaaaactgaataaatatatatatcttcaatGAGTTCTACAATTATCACATACGCTGATGGATTAGAACACATATTAACTCAGAACAAAAGAATTCCAGAATACTTTATGTTGGTGTCTCTATATTGTTAAAGTAATTCTCAACCATATTAAATCAAGGAAGCCCTCTTCCTTTGTAACTTTGTGCTAACCTGAACCAATAATGGCCATGATACTAATCTATGCAAGTCATGATTGTATAAATAAACCTCTAGGAAATAATAACATTGACCTTTTAATCCTGACTATTTCTGctagaaagaaggagaagagaaggtagaattctcttttacttttttctccCCTTACTAGCAAAGTCGGTTTTTCCAGGCCCACATGGAACACAAGTGCTCCttaaaataaagttaagttTACAAGATACTTTGTCACCACAACTATATTCTCAACTATCATTTCGGACACAGTTGGATATTTTCCTTGcagattttgtttttcctaagCTCCTTGCAGATTTTATTCATCAATAATAGGGAAGCGACACATTATGCTACACTGTCAAATAAGCACTATAATctataaagaaaaattcaaaaaattgttcATTTAATGAAACCTTAAAATTTATGCAACAAAGTGCACTTTTAAGCAGAAGAAAGTTGTGCAAAGGTTTTCAAGCATAGAAAAAGCCaccttttatattttgaaattatatacaaaatcaaaaggaaaagatACTATTAAAGGTTTTTCTACATAACCAATCAAGCAAACTTCTTGGCCCAGAACAAGTGTGTATGGAGGTTTTCCTACATAATTTCCAAGATTCAAATTCCCCATAaaccaaagaaaacaaatatgtaAGAATCATGTTATGTAATACATACAAAGAGTTCTGTGATATATGTTTTAGGAGGCTACCTATTTGCCTATTTGGAGGTGCCACATCAAACAACAAACTAACATGTGGCTAAACAACACATGAGAGCTCAACATGACAAATATAGGTGGTTCGGCCAACTTCATAGCAACATCATGCCAACCAAAATTCACTATCAAGAAGATGAATTACAGACACTTGACTAGCTCTCACCAATAATGACCATGATACTAATCTATGCAAGTCATACTCAAAACAAACGAAAGGATAGTTCATGCTACGCCAACATAAATTCAAGAGCAAGCAAAAGGATAAAAAAGGTCAAGCAAAGTTAAAACGGACATATCCAAATGCCAAGAACATATCCACTTGTTGCAACTTGCAAACTTTATTGTGGTTAGTCTAACTGCGCATATACCTATATGAAATAATGCTGTCACACTTTAACTAATTAGCATTTTCGCTTCACCTTTTAGTCAACCACAACCATAGTGTGGCAAAAAATTACTGGCAACTGCAACAGTGATCATTCAGATTTTAAGCTAACAGATGCCTCCAACATTAACGTCTCCCAAAGTGCTTACacacaacataaaataacattaaatcAGTTTCGCTGTTAATCTACCTTCcttctattttattatgtaCAGAATTTTAATCACAATAACCAAAGGACACTGATTGTGTTTGTGGGTTGATTCCTATAGGCGCTTTATAATGAATTTATCTATCAAAGTAAAAATCCTGTCAAAaagacatttaatttcttatattgGTGTTGTCAGACCCAAGTAATTCTGCATGCTGTTCATCTTTATGAGGTGCAAGTTAAGGTGAAAAAACAATGTCAAGCAGGAATCTTAACATAAGCATTATAGAAAGTAAATCGATtatcaaaatactggagggtAAATGACATCAAATAAAAGAGCTTGTACATGATTAGTAagcaattaaaattatttattactcATCAACTTTGCAGAAGATGGTAAtgcaaacaaagaaaaaaatcactaaacCGGATCACTATATTTAAGACATTGAATTTTTATAACTAGTGAAAAGGAGTATTATTTCTCTGTTGACTGAAAGCAACATACCAGCTCTTTCGCGACTCTGGCGTAGCTCTTCGAGCCAGATGTGTGAATTATCTTATTGCTTTTGGAGCATTGTTTATTCTTTTCAGCCCTTGCCTACACAATTTTTGTTATAAACAAATACGATATCATGCATTGTTGAAAGTTTAAAGACATATGATATTAATAGTTAGTGAcatttgttgatataattaCCTTATCTTCTGGAGTCAACCATGTGTCGATGGTTATCTCGACGTCCTCAACATCGAAATCCGTGATGTTGGGTGTCGCATCAATAATTGACTCGCGGGTATCATTGTCTTGTATATTAAGACCCTTCTTCACCCTatacttgtaattttttcgCTTATGTCCGAGGTCAATCATTGTGATCCGTTTGATTGCAGTCATAGGTGCATCGGGCATGATGTAAaattttttctacaaattaataaaaaaacaattatatactATGTACATGTCGTAATATATGTTCAACGCAATAAATTTGTAACTTGTTTTATATACCATCAGGG
The sequence above is drawn from the Alnus glutinosa chromosome 11, dhAlnGlut1.1, whole genome shotgun sequence genome and encodes:
- the LOC133880883 gene encoding uncharacterized protein LOC133880883, with amino-acid sequence MDKSWMTKWRGSREYMEGAEAFVKYAVTNSRNKNSIVCPCKKCGLNRSLRPEEVYDHLTGGRGILPNYTEWIWHGEKIRAPVPNRVPIVESLNPAPTTDNVPIPDEMAQDPRPPSPSALIEEPLVDDVHTSSDTASTGFVEFLRDLDTPILPHKDNRAQGSNIGVLLDSRQVRTIDTDGNFHIRDVGSPNAFWTIPAEEKVVVDFNATWQPVGTSGMKFRRLGARYVRTGKFVELSAPNWRKVDPQLKEDLWAALMKKFYIMPDAPMTAIKRITMIDLGHKRKNYKYRVKKGLNIQDNDTRESIIDATPNITDFDVEDVEITIDTWLTPEDKARAEKNKQCSKSNKIIHTSGSKSYARVAKELEILKRTPPTRAEVFVATHTKKDGTPSTQAASETIDKLKKLMAEDTARTNHVSPQGSILWAEDDALARAMEKAEYSGRVRGTGLGPLPIRPTSRSSTSSASRLSQEAAFNNQMNEMMTKWEQERKRTDERREEKRRRTDERREEEGRRMDERIAAQSQMIANMQKMIKNLAAANATLVGNSSATQDTESPNVVRVSSSVTSRPG